One genomic segment of Desmodus rotundus isolate HL8 chromosome 5, HLdesRot8A.1, whole genome shotgun sequence includes these proteins:
- the LOC112319420 gene encoding glycerol-3-phosphate acyltransferase 2, mitochondrial isoform X1 encodes MDAMLGARLQTQQRSSQNGQETSQWSSGLGTKLEAITPFLGKYRPFVGRCCQTCTPKSWESLFHRSIMDLGFCNVILVKEENTRFRGWLVRRLCYFLWSLEQHIPPCWDELQKVMESTGVQNVIAGRAPGGAGEGQVPGLVKKEVQRILGHIQAPPRPFLIRLFSWAVLRFLSRLFLNVQLHKGHMKMVHQAAQAGLPLVLLSTHKSLLDGLLLPFVLLSQGLGVLRVAWDPRACSPVLRALLRKLGGIFLPPEANLSLDNSDGVLARALVHAVVEQLLVSRQPLLIFLEELPGTQGPWLSALGQAWLGLVVQAVQVGTVQDAMLVPVAVTYDLVPDARDAHHATAPLGLWTVALAVVRSLRGWCCSPQTCVRVHLSQPFSLQEYTINARSCWGSRQTLEQLLQPIVLGQSAVIPDTEKEQEWTPVTGPLLALKEEDQLLVRRLSRHIRNASVASSAVMSTAITATLLLFKHRKGVFLSKLLGEFAWLTEEILLRGFDVGFSGQLRCLVQHTLKLLRAHVALLHICQGDLLVVPRPSPGLMHLARLSSELLPAFLSEAVGACAVRALLAGRVPPEGPWELQGIELLSQKELYHQVLLLLHLLPQDLLLLQPCQSSYCYCQEVLDRLIQCGLLVAEETPGSQKACDTGRQHLSAKLLWKPSGDFTDSDSDDFEEAEGRYFRLSQQSRCPDFFLFLCRLLSPLLRAFAQAATFLHQGRLPDSESGYAEQLFQFLQATAREDGFFECADPSLAVRAVWTFRDLGVLQQTPSPAGPMLHLSPTFTSQDNQEKLEEFIRQFICG; translated from the exons ATGGATGCTATGTTGGGAGCTAGACTCCAAACTCAGCAGAGGAGCAGCCAGAATGGCCAGGAG ACCAGCCAGTGGTCCTCAGGCTTGGGGACGAAGCTAGAGGCTATCACTCCATTCCTGGGGAAATATCGCCCCTTTGTGGGTCGCTGCTGCCAGACCTGCACCCCCAAGAGCTGG GAGTCCCTCTTCCACAGAAGCATAATGGATCTGGGCTTCTGCAATGTGATCCTGGTAAAGGAGGAGAACACCAG GTTTCGGGGCTGGCTGGTTCGGAGGCTCTGCTACTTCTTGTGGTCCCTGGAGCAGCACATACCCCCCTGCTGGGATGAGCTACAGAAGGTCATGGAAAGCACTGG TGTACAGAATGTCATCGCAGGAAGGgccccaggtggggctggggaaggccAGGTGCCCGGCCTTGTGAAGAAAGAGGTACAGCGCATCCTGGGTCACATCCAGGCCCCGCCTCGCCCCTTCCTGATCAG GCTGTTCAGCTGGGCGGTGCTGCGGTTCCTGAGCCGCCTCTTCCTGAATGTGCAGCTCCACAAGGGCCATATGAAGATGGTCCACCAGGCTGCCCAGGCG GGCTTGCCTCTCGTCCTCCTCTCTACCCACAAGTCACTCCTGGACGGGCTCCTACTGCCCTTTGTGCTGCTGTCCCAGGGCCTGGGTGTGCTCCGTGTGGCTTGGGACCCCCGTGCCTGCTCCCCCGTCCTCAG AGCTCTGCTGAGGAAGCTTGGGGGGATtttcctgcccccagaggccaaCCTCTCCCTGGACAACTCTGATGGGGTTCTTGCAAGGGCTCTGGTCCACGCG GTTGTGGAGCAGCTGCTGGTCAGCAGGCAGCCCCTACTTATCTTCCTGGAAGAGCTCCCTGGGACACAGGGCCCTTGGCTgtcagccctgggccaggcctggctgggaCTGGTGGTCCAGGCAGTCCAGGTGGGCACTGTCCAAGATGCTATGCTGGTGCCAGTGGCCGTCACCTATGACCTGGTTCCAGATGCACGTGATGCACACCAT GCCACGGCCCCGCTGGGGCTGTGGACAGTAGCTCTGGCTGTCGTGCGGAGCCTGCGAGGCTGGTGCTGCAGTCCCCAGACCTGCGTCCGTGTGCACCTgtcccagcccttctccctgCAG GAATACACTATCAATGCCAGAAGCTGTTGGGGCAGCAGGCAGACCCtggagcagctgctgcagccCATCGTGCTGGGCCAAAg TGCTGTCATCCCGGACACTGAGAAGGAGCAGGAGTGGACCCCAGTAACTGGGCCCCTTCTGGCCCTCAAGGAAGAGGACCAGCTCCTGGTCAGGAGGCTGAGCCGTCACATCCGGAATG CCAGCGTGGCAAGCTCTGCGGTGATGAGCACAGCCATCACGGCGACGCTGCTGCTGTTTAAGCATCGGAAG GGTGTGTTCCTGTCTAAGCTCCTGGGAGAGTTCGCCTGGCTGACGGAGGAAATACTGCTCCGTGGCTTTGACGTGGGCTTCTCAGGTCAGCTGCGCTGCCTGGTACAGCACACGCTGAAACTGCTGCGGGCACACGTGGCTCTGCTGCACATTTGCCAGGGGGACCTGCTGGTGGTGCCtcggcccagcccaggcctcatGCACTTGGCACGCCTGAGCTCTGAGCTGCTGCCTGCCTTCTTGAGTGAGGCCGTGGGTG cctgtGCAGTTCGGGCGCTGCTGGCAGGCAGAGTGCCGCCAGAGGGGCCCTGGGAGCTGCAGGGCATCGAGCTGCTGAGCCAGAAGGAGCTGTACCACCAggtcctgctgctgctgcactTGCTGCCACAGGACCTGCTCCTGCTGCAG ccctgccagtcTTCCTACTGCTACTGTCAGGAGGTGCTGGACCGTCTCATCCAGTGCGGGCTCCTGGTTGCCGAGGAG ACCCCAGGCTCCCAGAAGGCCTGCGACACAGGGAGACAGCATTTGAGCGCCAAGCTGCTGTGGAAACCGAGTGGGGACTTTACTGATAGTGACAGTGACGACTTCGAGGAGGCTGAGGGCCGGTACTTCAGG CTCAGTCAGCAGTCTCGCTGCCCCgactttttcctcttcctgtgcCGCCTGCTCAGCCCACTGCTCAGGGCCTTCGCACAGGCTGCCACCTTCCTCCACCAGGGCCGGCTGCCTGACTCAG AGTCAGGCTATGCGGAGCAGCTGTTCCAGTTCTTACAGGCCACTGCCCGGGAGGATGGCTTCTTCG
- the LOC112319420 gene encoding glycerol-3-phosphate acyltransferase 2, mitochondrial isoform X3, giving the protein MDAMLGARLQTQQRSSQNGQETSQWSSGLGTKLEAITPFLGKYRPFVGRCCQTCTPKSWESLFHRSIMDLGFCNVILVKEENTRFRGWLVRRLCYFLWSLEQHIPPCWDELQKVMESTGVQNVIAGRAPGGAGEGQVPGLVKKEVQRILGHIQAPPRPFLIRLFSWAVLRFLSRLFLNVQLHKGHMKMVHQAAQAGLPLVLLSTHKSLLDGLLLPFVLLSQGLGVLRVAWDPRACSPVLRALLRKLGGIFLPPEANLSLDNSDGVLARALVHAATAPLGLWTVALAVVRSLRGWCCSPQTCVRVHLSQPFSLQEYTINARSCWGSRQTLEQLLQPIVLGQSAVIPDTEKEQEWTPVTGPLLALKEEDQLLVRRLSRHIRNASVASSAVMSTAITATLLLFKHRKGVFLSKLLGEFAWLTEEILLRGFDVGFSGQLRCLVQHTLKLLRAHVALLHICQGDLLVVPRPSPGLMHLARLSSELLPAFLSEAVGACAVRALLAGRVPPEGPWELQGIELLSQKELYHQVLLLLHLLPQDLLLLQPCQSSYCYCQEVLDRLIQCGLLVAEETPGSQKACDTGRQHLSAKLLWKPSGDFTDSDSDDFEEAEGRYFRLSQQSRCPDFFLFLCRLLSPLLRAFAQAATFLHQGRLPDSESGYAEQLFQFLQATAREDGFFECADPSLAVRAVWTFRDLGVLQQTPSPAGPMLHLSPTFTSQDNQEKLEEFIRQFICG; this is encoded by the exons ATGGATGCTATGTTGGGAGCTAGACTCCAAACTCAGCAGAGGAGCAGCCAGAATGGCCAGGAG ACCAGCCAGTGGTCCTCAGGCTTGGGGACGAAGCTAGAGGCTATCACTCCATTCCTGGGGAAATATCGCCCCTTTGTGGGTCGCTGCTGCCAGACCTGCACCCCCAAGAGCTGG GAGTCCCTCTTCCACAGAAGCATAATGGATCTGGGCTTCTGCAATGTGATCCTGGTAAAGGAGGAGAACACCAG GTTTCGGGGCTGGCTGGTTCGGAGGCTCTGCTACTTCTTGTGGTCCCTGGAGCAGCACATACCCCCCTGCTGGGATGAGCTACAGAAGGTCATGGAAAGCACTGG TGTACAGAATGTCATCGCAGGAAGGgccccaggtggggctggggaaggccAGGTGCCCGGCCTTGTGAAGAAAGAGGTACAGCGCATCCTGGGTCACATCCAGGCCCCGCCTCGCCCCTTCCTGATCAG GCTGTTCAGCTGGGCGGTGCTGCGGTTCCTGAGCCGCCTCTTCCTGAATGTGCAGCTCCACAAGGGCCATATGAAGATGGTCCACCAGGCTGCCCAGGCG GGCTTGCCTCTCGTCCTCCTCTCTACCCACAAGTCACTCCTGGACGGGCTCCTACTGCCCTTTGTGCTGCTGTCCCAGGGCCTGGGTGTGCTCCGTGTGGCTTGGGACCCCCGTGCCTGCTCCCCCGTCCTCAG AGCTCTGCTGAGGAAGCTTGGGGGGATtttcctgcccccagaggccaaCCTCTCCCTGGACAACTCTGATGGGGTTCTTGCAAGGGCTCTGGTCCACGCG GCCACGGCCCCGCTGGGGCTGTGGACAGTAGCTCTGGCTGTCGTGCGGAGCCTGCGAGGCTGGTGCTGCAGTCCCCAGACCTGCGTCCGTGTGCACCTgtcccagcccttctccctgCAG GAATACACTATCAATGCCAGAAGCTGTTGGGGCAGCAGGCAGACCCtggagcagctgctgcagccCATCGTGCTGGGCCAAAg TGCTGTCATCCCGGACACTGAGAAGGAGCAGGAGTGGACCCCAGTAACTGGGCCCCTTCTGGCCCTCAAGGAAGAGGACCAGCTCCTGGTCAGGAGGCTGAGCCGTCACATCCGGAATG CCAGCGTGGCAAGCTCTGCGGTGATGAGCACAGCCATCACGGCGACGCTGCTGCTGTTTAAGCATCGGAAG GGTGTGTTCCTGTCTAAGCTCCTGGGAGAGTTCGCCTGGCTGACGGAGGAAATACTGCTCCGTGGCTTTGACGTGGGCTTCTCAGGTCAGCTGCGCTGCCTGGTACAGCACACGCTGAAACTGCTGCGGGCACACGTGGCTCTGCTGCACATTTGCCAGGGGGACCTGCTGGTGGTGCCtcggcccagcccaggcctcatGCACTTGGCACGCCTGAGCTCTGAGCTGCTGCCTGCCTTCTTGAGTGAGGCCGTGGGTG cctgtGCAGTTCGGGCGCTGCTGGCAGGCAGAGTGCCGCCAGAGGGGCCCTGGGAGCTGCAGGGCATCGAGCTGCTGAGCCAGAAGGAGCTGTACCACCAggtcctgctgctgctgcactTGCTGCCACAGGACCTGCTCCTGCTGCAG ccctgccagtcTTCCTACTGCTACTGTCAGGAGGTGCTGGACCGTCTCATCCAGTGCGGGCTCCTGGTTGCCGAGGAG ACCCCAGGCTCCCAGAAGGCCTGCGACACAGGGAGACAGCATTTGAGCGCCAAGCTGCTGTGGAAACCGAGTGGGGACTTTACTGATAGTGACAGTGACGACTTCGAGGAGGCTGAGGGCCGGTACTTCAGG CTCAGTCAGCAGTCTCGCTGCCCCgactttttcctcttcctgtgcCGCCTGCTCAGCCCACTGCTCAGGGCCTTCGCACAGGCTGCCACCTTCCTCCACCAGGGCCGGCTGCCTGACTCAG AGTCAGGCTATGCGGAGCAGCTGTTCCAGTTCTTACAGGCCACTGCCCGGGAGGATGGCTTCTTCG
- the LOC112319420 gene encoding glycerol-3-phosphate acyltransferase 2, mitochondrial isoform X4, giving the protein MDAMLGARLQTQQRSSQNGQETSQWSSGLGTKLEAITPFLGKYRPFVGRCCQTCTPKSWESLFHRSIMDLGFCNVILVKEENTRFRGWLVRRLCYFLWSLEQHIPPCWDELQKVMESTGVQNVIAGRAPGGAGEGQVPGLVKKEVQRILGHIQAPPRPFLIRLFSWAVLRFLSRLFLNVQLHKGHMKMVHQAAQAGLPLVLLSTHKSLLDGLLLPFVLLSQGLGVLRVAWDPRACSPVLRALLRKLGGIFLPPEANLSLDNSDGVLARALVHAATAPLGLWTVALAVVRSLRGWCCSPQTCVRVHLSQPFSLQEYTINARSCWGSRQTLEQLLQPIVLGQSAVIPDTEKEQEWTPVTGPLLALKEEDQLLVRRLSRHIRNASVASSAVMSTAITATLLLFKHRKLLGEFAWLTEEILLRGFDVGFSGQLRCLVQHTLKLLRAHVALLHICQGDLLVVPRPSPGLMHLARLSSELLPAFLSEAVGACAVRALLAGRVPPEGPWELQGIELLSQKELYHQVLLLLHLLPQDLLLLQPCQSSYCYCQEVLDRLIQCGLLVAEETPGSQKACDTGRQHLSAKLLWKPSGDFTDSDSDDFEEAEGRYFRLSQQSRCPDFFLFLCRLLSPLLRAFAQAATFLHQGRLPDSESGYAEQLFQFLQATAREDGFFECADPSLAVRAVWTFRDLGVLQQTPSPAGPMLHLSPTFTSQDNQEKLEEFIRQFICG; this is encoded by the exons ATGGATGCTATGTTGGGAGCTAGACTCCAAACTCAGCAGAGGAGCAGCCAGAATGGCCAGGAG ACCAGCCAGTGGTCCTCAGGCTTGGGGACGAAGCTAGAGGCTATCACTCCATTCCTGGGGAAATATCGCCCCTTTGTGGGTCGCTGCTGCCAGACCTGCACCCCCAAGAGCTGG GAGTCCCTCTTCCACAGAAGCATAATGGATCTGGGCTTCTGCAATGTGATCCTGGTAAAGGAGGAGAACACCAG GTTTCGGGGCTGGCTGGTTCGGAGGCTCTGCTACTTCTTGTGGTCCCTGGAGCAGCACATACCCCCCTGCTGGGATGAGCTACAGAAGGTCATGGAAAGCACTGG TGTACAGAATGTCATCGCAGGAAGGgccccaggtggggctggggaaggccAGGTGCCCGGCCTTGTGAAGAAAGAGGTACAGCGCATCCTGGGTCACATCCAGGCCCCGCCTCGCCCCTTCCTGATCAG GCTGTTCAGCTGGGCGGTGCTGCGGTTCCTGAGCCGCCTCTTCCTGAATGTGCAGCTCCACAAGGGCCATATGAAGATGGTCCACCAGGCTGCCCAGGCG GGCTTGCCTCTCGTCCTCCTCTCTACCCACAAGTCACTCCTGGACGGGCTCCTACTGCCCTTTGTGCTGCTGTCCCAGGGCCTGGGTGTGCTCCGTGTGGCTTGGGACCCCCGTGCCTGCTCCCCCGTCCTCAG AGCTCTGCTGAGGAAGCTTGGGGGGATtttcctgcccccagaggccaaCCTCTCCCTGGACAACTCTGATGGGGTTCTTGCAAGGGCTCTGGTCCACGCG GCCACGGCCCCGCTGGGGCTGTGGACAGTAGCTCTGGCTGTCGTGCGGAGCCTGCGAGGCTGGTGCTGCAGTCCCCAGACCTGCGTCCGTGTGCACCTgtcccagcccttctccctgCAG GAATACACTATCAATGCCAGAAGCTGTTGGGGCAGCAGGCAGACCCtggagcagctgctgcagccCATCGTGCTGGGCCAAAg TGCTGTCATCCCGGACACTGAGAAGGAGCAGGAGTGGACCCCAGTAACTGGGCCCCTTCTGGCCCTCAAGGAAGAGGACCAGCTCCTGGTCAGGAGGCTGAGCCGTCACATCCGGAATG CCAGCGTGGCAAGCTCTGCGGTGATGAGCACAGCCATCACGGCGACGCTGCTGCTGTTTAAGCATCGGAAG CTCCTGGGAGAGTTCGCCTGGCTGACGGAGGAAATACTGCTCCGTGGCTTTGACGTGGGCTTCTCAGGTCAGCTGCGCTGCCTGGTACAGCACACGCTGAAACTGCTGCGGGCACACGTGGCTCTGCTGCACATTTGCCAGGGGGACCTGCTGGTGGTGCCtcggcccagcccaggcctcatGCACTTGGCACGCCTGAGCTCTGAGCTGCTGCCTGCCTTCTTGAGTGAGGCCGTGGGTG cctgtGCAGTTCGGGCGCTGCTGGCAGGCAGAGTGCCGCCAGAGGGGCCCTGGGAGCTGCAGGGCATCGAGCTGCTGAGCCAGAAGGAGCTGTACCACCAggtcctgctgctgctgcactTGCTGCCACAGGACCTGCTCCTGCTGCAG ccctgccagtcTTCCTACTGCTACTGTCAGGAGGTGCTGGACCGTCTCATCCAGTGCGGGCTCCTGGTTGCCGAGGAG ACCCCAGGCTCCCAGAAGGCCTGCGACACAGGGAGACAGCATTTGAGCGCCAAGCTGCTGTGGAAACCGAGTGGGGACTTTACTGATAGTGACAGTGACGACTTCGAGGAGGCTGAGGGCCGGTACTTCAGG CTCAGTCAGCAGTCTCGCTGCCCCgactttttcctcttcctgtgcCGCCTGCTCAGCCCACTGCTCAGGGCCTTCGCACAGGCTGCCACCTTCCTCCACCAGGGCCGGCTGCCTGACTCAG AGTCAGGCTATGCGGAGCAGCTGTTCCAGTTCTTACAGGCCACTGCCCGGGAGGATGGCTTCTTCG
- the LOC112319420 gene encoding glycerol-3-phosphate acyltransferase 2, mitochondrial isoform X2 yields MDAMLGARLQTQQRSSQNGQETSQWSSGLGTKLEAITPFLGKYRPFVGRCCQTCTPKSWESLFHRSIMDLGFCNVILVKEENTRFRGWLVRRLCYFLWSLEQHIPPCWDELQKVMESTGVQNVIAGRAPGGAGEGQVPGLVKKEVQRILGHIQAPPRPFLIRLFSWAVLRFLSRLFLNVQLHKGHMKMVHQAAQAGLPLVLLSTHKSLLDGLLLPFVLLSQGLGVLRVAWDPRACSPVLRALLRKLGGIFLPPEANLSLDNSDGVLARALVHAVVEQLLVSRQPLLIFLEELPGTQGPWLSALGQAWLGLVVQAVQVGTVQDAMLVPVAVTYDLVPDARDAHHATAPLGLWTVALAVVRSLRGWCCSPQTCVRVHLSQPFSLQEYTINARSCWGSRQTLEQLLQPIVLGQSAVIPDTEKEQEWTPVTGPLLALKEEDQLLVRRLSRHIRNASVASSAVMSTAITATLLLFKHRKLLGEFAWLTEEILLRGFDVGFSGQLRCLVQHTLKLLRAHVALLHICQGDLLVVPRPSPGLMHLARLSSELLPAFLSEAVGACAVRALLAGRVPPEGPWELQGIELLSQKELYHQVLLLLHLLPQDLLLLQPCQSSYCYCQEVLDRLIQCGLLVAEETPGSQKACDTGRQHLSAKLLWKPSGDFTDSDSDDFEEAEGRYFRLSQQSRCPDFFLFLCRLLSPLLRAFAQAATFLHQGRLPDSESGYAEQLFQFLQATAREDGFFECADPSLAVRAVWTFRDLGVLQQTPSPAGPMLHLSPTFTSQDNQEKLEEFIRQFICG; encoded by the exons ATGGATGCTATGTTGGGAGCTAGACTCCAAACTCAGCAGAGGAGCAGCCAGAATGGCCAGGAG ACCAGCCAGTGGTCCTCAGGCTTGGGGACGAAGCTAGAGGCTATCACTCCATTCCTGGGGAAATATCGCCCCTTTGTGGGTCGCTGCTGCCAGACCTGCACCCCCAAGAGCTGG GAGTCCCTCTTCCACAGAAGCATAATGGATCTGGGCTTCTGCAATGTGATCCTGGTAAAGGAGGAGAACACCAG GTTTCGGGGCTGGCTGGTTCGGAGGCTCTGCTACTTCTTGTGGTCCCTGGAGCAGCACATACCCCCCTGCTGGGATGAGCTACAGAAGGTCATGGAAAGCACTGG TGTACAGAATGTCATCGCAGGAAGGgccccaggtggggctggggaaggccAGGTGCCCGGCCTTGTGAAGAAAGAGGTACAGCGCATCCTGGGTCACATCCAGGCCCCGCCTCGCCCCTTCCTGATCAG GCTGTTCAGCTGGGCGGTGCTGCGGTTCCTGAGCCGCCTCTTCCTGAATGTGCAGCTCCACAAGGGCCATATGAAGATGGTCCACCAGGCTGCCCAGGCG GGCTTGCCTCTCGTCCTCCTCTCTACCCACAAGTCACTCCTGGACGGGCTCCTACTGCCCTTTGTGCTGCTGTCCCAGGGCCTGGGTGTGCTCCGTGTGGCTTGGGACCCCCGTGCCTGCTCCCCCGTCCTCAG AGCTCTGCTGAGGAAGCTTGGGGGGATtttcctgcccccagaggccaaCCTCTCCCTGGACAACTCTGATGGGGTTCTTGCAAGGGCTCTGGTCCACGCG GTTGTGGAGCAGCTGCTGGTCAGCAGGCAGCCCCTACTTATCTTCCTGGAAGAGCTCCCTGGGACACAGGGCCCTTGGCTgtcagccctgggccaggcctggctgggaCTGGTGGTCCAGGCAGTCCAGGTGGGCACTGTCCAAGATGCTATGCTGGTGCCAGTGGCCGTCACCTATGACCTGGTTCCAGATGCACGTGATGCACACCAT GCCACGGCCCCGCTGGGGCTGTGGACAGTAGCTCTGGCTGTCGTGCGGAGCCTGCGAGGCTGGTGCTGCAGTCCCCAGACCTGCGTCCGTGTGCACCTgtcccagcccttctccctgCAG GAATACACTATCAATGCCAGAAGCTGTTGGGGCAGCAGGCAGACCCtggagcagctgctgcagccCATCGTGCTGGGCCAAAg TGCTGTCATCCCGGACACTGAGAAGGAGCAGGAGTGGACCCCAGTAACTGGGCCCCTTCTGGCCCTCAAGGAAGAGGACCAGCTCCTGGTCAGGAGGCTGAGCCGTCACATCCGGAATG CCAGCGTGGCAAGCTCTGCGGTGATGAGCACAGCCATCACGGCGACGCTGCTGCTGTTTAAGCATCGGAAG CTCCTGGGAGAGTTCGCCTGGCTGACGGAGGAAATACTGCTCCGTGGCTTTGACGTGGGCTTCTCAGGTCAGCTGCGCTGCCTGGTACAGCACACGCTGAAACTGCTGCGGGCACACGTGGCTCTGCTGCACATTTGCCAGGGGGACCTGCTGGTGGTGCCtcggcccagcccaggcctcatGCACTTGGCACGCCTGAGCTCTGAGCTGCTGCCTGCCTTCTTGAGTGAGGCCGTGGGTG cctgtGCAGTTCGGGCGCTGCTGGCAGGCAGAGTGCCGCCAGAGGGGCCCTGGGAGCTGCAGGGCATCGAGCTGCTGAGCCAGAAGGAGCTGTACCACCAggtcctgctgctgctgcactTGCTGCCACAGGACCTGCTCCTGCTGCAG ccctgccagtcTTCCTACTGCTACTGTCAGGAGGTGCTGGACCGTCTCATCCAGTGCGGGCTCCTGGTTGCCGAGGAG ACCCCAGGCTCCCAGAAGGCCTGCGACACAGGGAGACAGCATTTGAGCGCCAAGCTGCTGTGGAAACCGAGTGGGGACTTTACTGATAGTGACAGTGACGACTTCGAGGAGGCTGAGGGCCGGTACTTCAGG CTCAGTCAGCAGTCTCGCTGCCCCgactttttcctcttcctgtgcCGCCTGCTCAGCCCACTGCTCAGGGCCTTCGCACAGGCTGCCACCTTCCTCCACCAGGGCCGGCTGCCTGACTCAG AGTCAGGCTATGCGGAGCAGCTGTTCCAGTTCTTACAGGCCACTGCCCGGGAGGATGGCTTCTTCG